The genomic interval CGGCTGGCAGCCGTCGTACCAGAGCGAGGCGCAGATCTACGTCAAGTACATCATGAAGGAGAAGCCGAACGCCAAGGTGGCGATCCTTTATCAGAACGACGACTTCGGCAAAGACTACCTGAAGGGCACCAAGGACGGCTTCGGCGAGAAAGGCGCCTCGATGATCATCGCCGAGGAAGCCTATGAAATCTCCGAGCCGACCATCGACAGCCACATCGTCAAGCTGAAGTCGCTCAATCCCGACGTGCTGCTGATCTACACCACGCCGAAGTTCGGCGCGCAGACCATCCGCAAGACCGCCGAGCTCGGCTGGAAGCCGATGCAGATCCTCACCAACGTGTCGGCCTCGGTCGGCAGCGTGATGCAGCCCGCCGGCTTCGACAATGCCCAGGGCGTGTTGTCGGCCAACTACGCCAAGGATCCGACCGACCCGCAGTGGGACAACGATCCGAGCTTCAAGAAGTGGCACGCCTTCGTCGACAAATACATGCCGGGCGCCAACAAGGCCGACGGCAATCTGGTGTACGGCTACGGCGCCGCCCAGACACTGCACAAGGTGATCGAGATGTGCGGCGACAACCTGACCCGCGAAAACCTGATGAAGCAGGCCGCCAGCCTGAAGAACTTCGAGCCGGACACGCTGCTGCCGGGCGTCAAGATCAACACCTCGCCGACCGACTTCGCTCCGATCAGCCAGCTGCAGATGATGCGATTCAAGGGCGACAAGTGGGAGCTGTTCGGCGACATCATCTCGGCGGACGCGCCGACGAACTGATCGCCTCCCGATCACGACCTGATTCTCAATTGTCCCCCGGCAAGCGATTGCCGGGGGATTTTCTTTGCGCCGAAGCCACGCGGCACACAACGACTGGACCGCTCCGCACAACCCGCGCGAGCGGGTGCAGCGCATCAATACCAAACCGGATCGATAATCTGGTAGTTATACTGACCTATTAGTGCGCTTTCGGTTACTTCGCATCGCAACAATACGTAGTGCGACGTCATAGCTATCGACGATGCTTGCTGGCCCATTCGGGAAGGTGTTGAATGTTTGTGGAAAGGGCCACCAAGAGCCCGCACCCGACACAACAATCACACATCCAAGAAAAGGGAGTCAGAAATGCCTTCACTCCGTTCGCACGCGGCTGCGCTTTCCGCGGCAGTTCTCCTCAGTTTCGCAGCCTCGAACGGCGCGTTCGCGCAAAAGAAGTACGATCCGGGCGCAAGCGATACCGAAATCAAGATCGGCAACATCATGCCCTACAGCGGCCCCGCTTCCGCCTATGGCGTGATCGGCCGCACCGAGGCCGCCTATTTCAAGATGATCAACGACAAGGGCGGCATCAACGGGCGCAAGATCAACTTCGTCAGCTATGACGATGCCTATTCGCCACCGAAGACCGTGGAACAGGCACGCAAGCTGGTCGAGAGTGACGAGGTTCTGCTGATTTTCAACTCGCTCGGCACGCCGCCGAATTCGGCGATCCACAAATACATGAACAGCAAGAAGGTACCACAGCTGTTCGTCGCCACCGGCGCCAGCAAGTGGAACGACCCGAAGAATTATCCGTGGACGATGGGCTGGCAGCCGAACTACCAGAGCGAGACCCAGATCTATGCCAAGTACATTCTGAAGGAGATGCCGAACGCCAAGATCGCCGTGCTGTATCAGAACGACGACTACGGCAAGGACTACCTGAAGGGCTTCGAAGACGGTCTCGGCGCCAAGGGCCAGTCGATGATCGTAATGAAGGAGAGCTATGAGGTCTCCGAGCCGACGATCGACAACCACATCGTCAAGCTGAAATCCACCGGCGCCGACGTCTTCATCAACATCACCACGCCGAAATTCGCCGCCCAGGCGATCAAGAAGCTGGCCGAAGTCGGCTGGAAGCCGACGCACTTCCTCAACAACGTCTCGGCCTCGGTCGGCAGCGTGATCAAGCCGGCCGGCTATGAGAACGCCCAGGGTGTGATCTCTGCGGCCTATCTGAAGGACGTCTCCGACGACCAGTGGAAGGATGACGCCGGCATGAAGGAGTTCCTCGCCTTCATGGACAAGGAGTTCCCGGAGGGCAACAAGCTCGATGGCGGCACTGTGGTCGGCTACGGCGTGGCGCAGACCCTGGTCGAAGTGCTGAAGAAGTGCGGCGACAATCTCACCCGCGAGAACGTCATGAAGCAGGCCGCCAGCCTGAAGGACTACCGCACCGAAGTGCTGCTGCCGGGGATCAAGATCAACACCTCGGCGACCGACTTCGCACCCGTCAGCCAGCTCCAACTGATGCGCTTCAAGGGCGAGAAGTGGGAGCTGTTCGGCGACGTCATCAGCGCCGACGTCGGCGGCTGAGCCTCACAAACGGACCATCACGCAGAAGCCCCGGGCAGCAGTGCCCGGGGCTTCATCATTCCGATCCGCCGATAGCCTGCGAGACGCGGCTGGTTAAGCCGCGGCCTCGTAATTGACTTCGCTCTCGGCCAGCTTGGAGAGGGTCATGTCGGTGGTCTTCTCCTGCTGCAGCGTCTGGTCGATCAGCTTGACCGCATCCTTCATGCCGAGCAGCCCGGCCCAGGTCTTCAGCGTGCCGTAGCGGGAGATCTCGTAGTGCTCGACCGCCTGGGCGGCCGCGAGCAGGCCGGCATCGAGCGCCTCGGTGCCCTTGTATTCGTCCATGATCTCCTTGCCCTCGTCGAGGATGCCGAGGATGGCGTCGCAGGTCTTGCCGCGGGCCGGCTTCTCGAGCAGTTCGAACACCTGCTCCAGCCGCTCGATCTGGCCTTCGGTCTCAGCGAGATGCTTCTCGAACGCGGCGCGCAGCTTGTCCGAGGTGGCGGCCTTGGCCATCTTCGGCAGCGCCTTCAGGATCTGCTTCTCGGCGAAATAGATGTCCTTCAAGGTGTCGAGGAACAGGTCGTTGAGGTCCTTGTCTTTGGTGGCGGCCATACTGTGAACTCCGTCGTGAATGGGTGTGGCGCTGTCAGTCCACCCGCCCAACGCGACCTTCCGAGGATTGTTCCTGGTAATCGCTGCCGGCGCGGCACTGTCATCCCATCGTCAAATCGCCGAGGCAAAATCGTCATTCGTTCGTGCAGAGTGACAAGAATGATCCGCGACAGCCGCCCCACCTCTTCGGTCGCCACAGCTTGCGTCGCCAGATCTCGCGTGGCCACTGTTCTGGTCCGGCGCAGCGTCGTGCTGCGTTCGGTCTGATCGCATTCCGATGCCCACCGTGATGCCGCTCGCGGGTGACATCCGCTTCAGCATCCCCGGGGTGGAAGCCGCCGGCGGCGACGCTGCGCGTCCGCCGGTGCCGGGCTTGATCTGGGCGTTCCGGATCGGCCCCGACGGCGCGGCGCATAGCGGACCGGACGGCACCTTTACGCCTGAACTGCATGACGGCTGGACTTGGCTGCACCTCGATCTCACCGACAGCCGCGCGCTGCAGTGGATCGGCGGCACCGCGTTGCCGCCGCCGGCCAAGACGCTGCTGCAGGCCGCCGACGTCTATCAGCAGATCCACAGCCTCGACGGCTGCGTGTACGGCGCAATCGCCGACCTCGGACGCGACCTCGACGAAATCACCGAGGACATCGGGCTGCTGCGCTTCGTGATGACCGAGCATCTGGTGATCACCGGTCGCCACCAGCCGCTCGGCGCGGTCGACGCCGCCCGGCGGGCGCTGGAAAGCGGCCACCGGGTCGAGAGCTGCGCCGGCCTGTTCGACCTGATCGTCCACAACGTCGCCGAGGCGATCGAAGCGATCGCCGACGACATGGTGCAGGCGCTCGACCAGCTCGAGGAAAAGCTGCTCACCGACGACA from Rhodopseudomonas palustris carries:
- a CDS encoding ABC transporter substrate-binding protein: MPTFRSRALAASAAVAVSFAAFTGTAFAQKKYDTGASDTEIKIGNIMPYSGPASAYGTIGKTEEAYFRMINEQGGINGRKINFISYDDAYSPPKAVEQVRKLVEGDEVLAVFNPLGTPSNTAIQKYLNAKKVPQLFVATGASKWNDPKTFPWTIGWQPSYQSEAQIYVKYIMKEKPNAKVAILYQNDDFGKDYLKGTKDGFGEKGASMIIAEEAYEISEPTIDSHIVKLKSLNPDVLLIYTTPKFGAQTIRKTAELGWKPMQILTNVSASVGSVMQPAGFDNAQGVLSANYAKDPTDPQWDNDPSFKKWHAFVDKYMPGANKADGNLVYGYGAAQTLHKVIEMCGDNLTRENLMKQAASLKNFEPDTLLPGVKINTSPTDFAPISQLQMMRFKGDKWELFGDIISADAPTN
- a CDS encoding ABC transporter substrate-binding protein; this encodes MPSLRSHAAALSAAVLLSFAASNGAFAQKKYDPGASDTEIKIGNIMPYSGPASAYGVIGRTEAAYFKMINDKGGINGRKINFVSYDDAYSPPKTVEQARKLVESDEVLLIFNSLGTPPNSAIHKYMNSKKVPQLFVATGASKWNDPKNYPWTMGWQPNYQSETQIYAKYILKEMPNAKIAVLYQNDDYGKDYLKGFEDGLGAKGQSMIVMKESYEVSEPTIDNHIVKLKSTGADVFINITTPKFAAQAIKKLAEVGWKPTHFLNNVSASVGSVIKPAGYENAQGVISAAYLKDVSDDQWKDDAGMKEFLAFMDKEFPEGNKLDGGTVVGYGVAQTLVEVLKKCGDNLTRENVMKQAASLKDYRTEVLLPGIKINTSATDFAPVSQLQLMRFKGEKWELFGDVISADVGG
- a CDS encoding ferritin-like domain-containing protein produces the protein MAATKDKDLNDLFLDTLKDIYFAEKQILKALPKMAKAATSDKLRAAFEKHLAETEGQIERLEQVFELLEKPARGKTCDAILGILDEGKEIMDEYKGTEALDAGLLAAAQAVEHYEISRYGTLKTWAGLLGMKDAVKLIDQTLQQEKTTDMTLSKLAESEVNYEAAA
- a CDS encoding transporter → MPTVMPLAGDIRFSIPGVEAAGGDAARPPVPGLIWAFRIGPDGAAHSGPDGTFTPELHDGWTWLHLDLTDSRALQWIGGTALPPPAKTLLQAADVYQQIHSLDGCVYGAIADLGRDLDEITEDIGLLRFVMTEHLVITGRHQPLGAVDAARRALESGHRVESCAGLFDLIVHNVAEAIEAIADDMVQALDQLEEKLLTDDTDELRQGLGRLRRSCVRLHRHLSGLRVLLHRFDRDGAELAPRLRPCAGKLAQRLDGLDHSVVEMRERSRLLQEELHLQIEEQGNNSLRVLSVLTALLLPPTLVTGMFGMNLHGLPFAEDGGGFGWALVIMLLSSIVAYVVMKRFGLIR